The Populus trichocarpa isolate Nisqually-1 chromosome 2, P.trichocarpa_v4.1, whole genome shotgun sequence genome has a window encoding:
- the LOC7457352 gene encoding uncharacterized protein LOC7457352 encodes MRIRKNAKLSSLVFSHGSGAQPLQTHVCQLNQSPWDVISFSQETYYPSSSPSQFEGEDSLNGNGSLGDSIGAVESVASMMMEDSEQKGMIKMKVDNMVIIDDNHDNEGNRRSEMLDDYEGMKIDSEFELKNCNKTDGKGWHCKNETRNGLPMCDHHHHLTSLKSSSCNNGNINGSAIATKKPDKGTCITGARRGRAKSAKKGSSSNSNPYEFYYYSGFGPLWGKRRGDRDAVNKNEDKDVDNGTIIDSMTQNTTPFSSSSPIENNRQFDYVEEEEDDDDDKEEDSGKKRMRKPVKARSLKSFM; translated from the exons ATGAGGATTCGAAAGAACGCAAAGCTATCGTCTCTCGTGTTCTCGCACGGTTCAGGAGCTCAGCCACTACAGACGCACGTTTGCCAGCTTAACCAGTCACCATGGGATGTGATTTCTTTCTCTCAAGAAACTTATTACCCGTCTTCTTCACCCAGCCAG TTCGAAGGAGAAGATAGCCTTAATGGAAATGGTAGCTTAGGCGATTCTATCGGTGCTGTTGAGAG CGTGGCGTCGATGATGATGGAAGATTCGGAACAGAAGGGAATGATTAAAATGAAGGTCGATAATATGGTTATTATTGACGATAATCATGACAATGAAGGTAACAGGAGATCAGAGATGCTTGACGATTACGAAGGAATGAAAATAGATAGCGAATTCGAGCTAAAGAATTGCAACAAGACTGATGGCAAAGGTTGGCATTGCAAGAATGAGACTAGAAATGGGCTCCCTATGTGcgaccatcatcatcatttgaCATCTCTCAAATCATCATCATGTAACAACGGCAACATTAATGGCAGTGCCATTGCTACAAAAAAACCTGATAAGGGTACTTGTATTACCGGGGCACGCCGTGGTCGGGCAAAGTCAGCTAAAAAAGGGTCATCATCCAACTCAAATCCGTATGAATTTTATTACTATTCTGGGTTTGGGCCGTTGTGGGGCAAGAGAAGAGGAGATAGAGATGCAGTCAACAAGAATGAGGACAAAGATGTTGACAACGGTACCATTATTGATTCCATGACTCAAAATACGACACCGTTTTCAAGTTCTTCGCCAATTGAAAATAATCGGCAGTTTGATTATGtcgaggaggaggaggacgacgacgacgacaaaGAGGAGGATAGCGGCAAGAAACGGATGCGGAAACCCGTGAAAGCGCGGTCCCTAAAGTCTTTTATGTGA